CGACTCGAGACTGGGAATTATACCAAACGATGTTCACGGACGAGTTGTATCGCCTGACTCCGGTCCAGGTAATTTGACAGCTGGTCACATTGCCGGTCTCTACTGTGCAGGGTGGGTGAAGCGTGGTCCGACTGGTGTCATTGCCAGTACGATGCAAGATGCTTTTACATCTGCGGACGTTATTGCGCATGACTGGGAGGACGATGTGCCGTTCTTAAACAACGCGAGCGGAGAAGAGAAGACAACACGCCTAGGTTGGGATGGTGTCAGAGAAGAAGTGGAACGTAGAGGTGTGCGACCACTTAGTTGGGCTGACTGGAAGAGAATAGACGCAATCGAAAGAGCTCGTGGCAAAGAGAAGGgtaaagagagagagaagtTTGTGAGTGTATCGGCGATGCTCCAGGCGCTCGATGCATAATTGAGTAAGTCAATATCTGCTTTGACAAGGCTGAAGCAAACATGCGTCACGTCACTGAGATCAATGGGCGCTGTCAACCACCAAATATGGAAGTACGCTAGGACTTGGCCTGGATATCACACAACTAGATGTTTACTCATTCTTGTCCTCTGAGTTCAGCAATGCAATCTCCAGGGCCGTTCTTTCTTGTTTTCGCTTCGATCATTCTCGTACCGGAAGAATCGACAACCAGACATCTGAGATGTCCCGGGTCGCGGGCGCTATGGACGTGTCAACCTGCAAGGATGCTTCGCTTGAGGCTCACTGCATCGATGGGTGGCTGTGCACATTGTACCTCGTACATGCTCAGCCCCAAAGCAACAGCTTTTTCTGCTCTGATGCCTTCACACATCATCTGGCAATGCCAAACCAGCAATTTTGATAACTCACACTCCCTTTTTCGCATGTGCAGCTTGGGCACTTGGTTTCTTTTTACAAAATTAGCTCCTGGAAAAATCGTCATGGTGGTCGAGGGCCCTTGCACAGGCGATTTTGCTGCCAACTCAAAACGCGCAATACAGGCAACGTCGAGCTGAAATGAGGTACACAGGTCAGTGCGCAGTCAGGCTGCATTTACACCACGCAGCTCTATCCTTGGATGTGGAAAGACCCACTGGCTGATCATTTATGGGCCTTTTAACAAACAAGACGTATCATAAATTCAAAGTATCACAGCGTACATGCGGACAGTCAGGCATAATCAAAGATAGTTCTCAAGATTGTGCATCCAGTATCCGGAACCGGCAAAAGCGGCAAAGCAATGTAGGCCATTCCGAAATTTTGCGTCCATACCACCTAGAGTGGCTATTCTAAGATCCATTCCAACTATTCCTGATATCTCACATGTGTTTTATGAAGAGAACTGTCAACGTGCAACCGTGTTTGTCAAGAGATCGCAGGTCTCAAACTTATGGCATCATCAGCTTCCAGGAACACTTCTAGTAGCGGGACTTCTCAGGGCACTGGTCGAACTCGCCGTGGCAATTCTTGCACTAAAAGCGCGTCAGTACGGTTGCTGTGTTCCGGATCCCTCGAAATTACCTCTGGCGTGCGGTGGCACACGTGCTCGCGGCAGGTCTGCTTGCAACCCTCCTGGCCTTGAGTATGACCGTTCTATTGTGACATCAGTATCGCGGTACCATTGAGTTCTAGCGGAGTGTCGACTTACCTTGAAGCAGAAGTCGAGCATGCCGGTGCAGTAGCCGCAATCAATAGTTTCCTCGGGCGTGTCACGATTGACCAATCCTGGAATACTCTGCAGAGTGGGAGCCGCAGATACGACAGTGCCGAGCATGAGGGTGAGCGAAAAAACGGTGATCTTCATGCTGAGTGTTGGGTGTTTGAAAACTTCCAAATGGCCAAGAGGTGTAGTCAAGAGTGCTGGGAGCTGATACTGGAAACGAACGTGGTTGTCGATTGACAGTAAGCGAGTGTGAAGTTGCAGAGAAGGTGACGTGAGTAGGGCGATCAAGATTCAATAACGCTGGAGTCCACGCTAGTGGGGCGGTAAACAAACGGGTCAAGAAGGAACAAGTGAAGGTGGCTGGATTCAGCAATCATGGAAAAGCCGCCACATCCAGCATGATCTGTGGGCAGATCTTACTACCAAGCGCTTCGAATGTACGACGCCAATATCACTTGCCGCCTGCGCAACACAACGAGAGTCGTTCTCTTACAGCTCACATGAGCCGTAGTCTGTCAGCATGTTTTGAAATATTTGCGTGTCAGGCGTTTGAGGTTGATGATCTCACGTTACGCTTGTAACACCTTGTCTGTGGTCGTTGCTGCCTTCACATGATACTGATCGGTCGTACGCTATATTTACATGAAAAATTCTTCCAATTCGACAAAGAAAACTCCTGCAATCTCAAGGATTGACCGAAATATGGTCGCTCGATAGATGCCAAACATCAAGAGTGAGCTGGGCATGCAAGTCAGTTACCTAGAGCATCACCCCCGAAGTGCATGGAATCCTCGCAAGCAGTATCTGGCACGAGCATTAAAAAATATCAATTGCAAGACGATTTGGTTCAGGATGATATATATTCGAGACTTTGCTTGGCCGTCTTCTTCGGTTCGGGGTTTGATGGCGAACCAAGGTTCGAAATTGGAGTCGACACAAGCACTTCGATAACCATTCTCATACCCAACTAAACCTTCAGACAAACGATGCCTTTTCAAGCTGTTCGGTATTTTTCTAACCTCTTCAACCCAGCACAATGCGAGTGCTGTGACCACCATTTCATGCCTATCGAAGGCGAGCTTGAGGCTGAGCCCACGATGAAGTCACTGCGGACCTGGTTTGCGTCTTTGGCATGGAAAAAAAGAAAGATAACGCCTCGAGCTCTTCAAGACATAGATACAAAGGGCAGCAAGCAACGGCGGTTCAGGAGATACCTCTGTCTGGGAAAGAAAAAAGGATGCGATGTAAAACGTAGATTACAGACCCCGGGGGCCGCTCGTGCTGTTTCTGCTGTGGATGAAGACCAATGTGAGTATTCAGTCTGAAATGAGATGTTGTATATACTGAACACTATAGATGCCAACAGATGCGCCGTGAGACAGATTCTCGACGCAATGTTCGCGGATATCGTTGAAACAGATGGGATCCTGGACTCCCAGATAGACACTGATACACAATGCTTCCTTGTCCACGTTCTCTCAGACATCGACCCAGAAGACACCTTCTTCTCTCAATACCAACAACTACCTCCCCGTGCAGCCGACATGAGTCTCGACGACGGACTAAGCTTCGCATCCACCTGGCTCCAAAAGTCCCTAGGTATGATAAAGATCGGATACGAGTCCGGAGAGGCAAGACTGCAGATGCCATTCGCCGTGCTTGAAACCAACTATCATACCGCCTGTGTGCGAGCCTCCGCATTAAAACGGAAACCCCCCCACGAAAAAGCAGTAATCATTACTCTGGACTTCCTGGCTCTGAAGAACGTAAAGCTTGTGGCTTCGGCTGAGCACGCCTTTGACTTCCTCAGGGTTTCGAAAGAGAGTTTGGCCACTGGAGACAGACTGCTGTTGTGGGCAGAGAACGACAATGATGGTCGGCCTGCCGAGGCCCTGCTCGAAGCGGTGCTGACCATCGTTGAGTGGGATGAGAGggacgacgaggaagaggTGGAAGATACTGGGGAAGCCGCCAGCTATGCCATCAAGACGGAAACATACCCAGAGGAAGGTACTGGCAAAACCGTCCCAACTGGCCTCGCAGGCCCTTCGGGGAAGAAGGACTCGGTGATTACCAAACGTGCTCTTTTTGAAGGGCGTTCAAAGACTGACAGTTTGTATGCGGATAACCTCTCGACACTTGGTTGAGGGGGCGCCTGCAAGAACGACATAGACCATGAACAAGAACACACCTGGCTGCGGTATCAGGTCTGATAGGTTGGCTGTCGTAGGCCACTTTGATTTAACAGTATTGTCCAGCAATAGACATATAGATAGTGTTTCAGAGTATTAATAACCCCTCGATAGCTATATTCAGAAGATGAATTACAATTCAATCATTTCCTGTACCACCTCTCTCCAGCTTTCCTTCGGTGGCGCAAACCACTCCCTGAAGACCTGCTTCAGCAACTTGTCCCCCAGAGTCATATGCTCACCCTCAGTGGTCTTGAAATGTAGCCCGCCCTtcttgtctagcttcttcaAGCCGATCCAATCCTCTTTGTAGATGTCCCTATCCCTCAGCTCCACTACCTCTCCACTTGTCAAGTTCGTCTGCGCAAACCAAGCTGTCTCCTTCGGGATCACCGTGGTGTCATTCCCGAAAACGTACATGACAAAGTTGTCCAATTGTGCGAGGTTCTGGGCGTATGTGACGTTCTTGAGCGCACGCTCGTTGTTGATGTCGGCGATGAAATTGCTGTTCGTGAGGTACTCCTCTGTAGGCTCGCCCGTCTGCTCGTCAATGGCTTTGAAGTACTGCGCGGGCACGAGGTGACCTTGCACCCAGGCGCCCCATGTGTTGGCCTTGAGCAGACCAATGTAGCCTTTGCAGAGCCAGTCGGTGGGCTTGCAGATCTGATACTTGGCGATGCCGTTGTGTTGGCTGCCGAACGTGACGAGGTTCTTTATTTTTACGCCGTTATCGCCACCGCATCGTTCTGCCAGGCCACGCAGAAATTGACCGCCCTGGGAAAAGCCGAGGGCGTTGACGCCGGGGGCAGAGGAGAGGATCGGGTCGGCCTTGATGTCTGCGCAGACTGTGGCTATTTGCTCGGTCACGTTGCCGAGAAAGGTGGCGGTGCGGTCGGAGGAGGCATCTTCGTCAAGTCGGATTATGTAGACGTAGGTTCCTGGATTGGCCACTTCTGCGAGGGAGGCCACCTCAGCAAGGCCGTCGGCGGCGTAGTTGTCGCCTAGTCCATGCCAGATGAGAAGAGGGAGCGGATCGGAGGAGGGTCTGGAGAACGGAGAGGCAAGGACTCGTGTAAGGAGCAGCAGTGCCGATAGCGATAGCGTCTGCAGCATGTTGGTGGGTTGTGGTGTTGTGTTGTTGCGCCGCCGGGGATTGAGGCGCGACTTGAAGGGGCGTTGCGATGATGTCGTCAGCAACGCGAAGCTTGAACCGAGGTGCGCCCATAGCTTCGGGTCTGGTGGTTGCACGTATCATTTTGAAAGTGAACGCGGTCTGCAAGGTCACAGTCGAAGAAAAGGGAAAGACTGGGCGAAACCGGCACAATTGAGTGTCCTACCATCGGAACGCGAAGAGGCACCTATCAGGGCAATGTTTGCAAGCCATCAATTAAAGTCGAGTGGGTAAGCGGCGACCAGGGAATATAGAGGCAGATGTAGAGGGAGGAACATGTCCAGAGAAGAAGCAAGTAGGGGCATGTCGAAGAAGTGTCTCTAGATTCGCAAATGGTATTCTGCCCAAGCTGCAACATATTTTTTGA
The window above is part of the Ascochyta rabiei chromosome 1, complete sequence genome. Proteins encoded here:
- a CDS encoding Palmitoyl-protein hydrolase, encoding MLQTLSLSALLLLTRVLASPFSRPSSDPLPLLIWHGLGDNYAADGLAEVASLAEVANPGTYVYIIRLDEDASSDRTATFLGNVTEQIATVCADIKADPILSSAPGVNALGFSQGGQFLRGLAERCGGDNGVKIKNLVTFGSQHNGIAKYQICKPTDWLCKGYIGLLKANTWGAWVQGHLVPAQYFKAIDEQTGEPTEEYLTNSNFIADINNERALKNVTYAQNLAQLDNFVMYVFGNDTTVIPKETAWFAQTNLTSGEVVELRDRDIYKEDWIGLKKLDKKGGLHFKTTEGEHMTLGDKLLKQVFREWFAPPKESWREVVQEMIEL